In Bdellovibrionales bacterium, the following proteins share a genomic window:
- a CDS encoding DEAD/DEAH box helicase family protein → MPSLRIWVFFSATIILGGLSHWFQAKASSLRSQPCRLFLEKPANGEELSLPFRELSEWLLNEPLFSGLPWEVSSEWISLKGLVIHSTDEVEARLVISPELKRLYWPNRGLTGGGPPRDIILQALVGTQFHPYNSTANGPNSLKDSQRDAVKVIESFRKRGLDRMLLVAPPGFGKTEVAVQFLSQSKTLGLRLIVADRVLNLRDFSKSLNLRGIQHSLWSAKSQEPPNLRAAVTESTSGEKYVVTTTATLRNQLKNLSDNERDDLARVLKVMVYDESQHFGAPLMREFLQDISARDDFSGFILGLTATPVHREVSLQEMFYNQSFWVHLDRADKAMVQTEFFERNVSDVVEQLYQTFSKGELTPFDQLFFLSKEIFEIEDLFVQGHDNLDVPGVRYVINPKHYEYIARFLKSLIQEKNKILIVANSIEEAESLSKVFRSVFPGLFVEFIHSKQEVDTNIEIIEKFKKAPKGIILSVRMLDEGVNLSDLDLLIDLNSSASVTQFLQRLGRLLRLKAGKPWVDAVSLVEINEDTAGDLLSILSELKNMTQPRSNGQKPLKRQYPSVSGIGTGDKVILAQNSWIRLESSIQEFWQRKKIKWRSFDDARKWARNSGIKSSSQWKEASIEGSLPGDIPGKPDLVYRDRFQGWGDWLGTGRLSKRGTEWLSFDDAREWAMGSGIKSSPEWSQASKERRLPQGIPSNPNVVYRGKFKGWSDWLGTEWLPFDIARAWARGKSRIGSCAEWKKASKERRLPQGIPSNPNVVYRGKFKGWSDWLGIEIEWLSFDDARAWARKSGIKSSYEWVQASKERRLPQGIPSNPYVVYRWEFKGWRDWLGTGRIYRFGTK, encoded by the coding sequence GTGCCGTCTTTGAGGATTTGGGTTTTCTTTTCAGCTACAATCATTCTGGGTGGTCTGAGTCATTGGTTTCAAGCCAAGGCGTCCTCGTTAAGATCCCAGCCTTGCAGATTGTTCTTAGAAAAACCAGCAAATGGCGAAGAATTAAGTCTTCCCTTTAGAGAGCTTTCTGAGTGGCTTTTAAATGAGCCTTTGTTTTCTGGTCTTCCCTGGGAGGTGTCCTCAGAATGGATCAGCCTGAAGGGTTTGGTGATTCATTCGACAGATGAGGTTGAGGCAAGGCTTGTTATATCCCCTGAGCTTAAGCGACTCTATTGGCCAAACCGTGGCCTCACCGGCGGAGGCCCTCCTAGAGATATTATTCTACAAGCTTTAGTTGGAACGCAATTTCATCCCTACAATTCAACAGCCAATGGGCCAAATAGTCTAAAAGATTCTCAACGAGATGCTGTTAAAGTCATAGAATCTTTTCGCAAACGCGGCCTTGATAGAATGTTACTGGTAGCCCCTCCTGGGTTTGGAAAGACCGAGGTTGCGGTTCAATTTTTATCTCAGTCTAAAACCCTTGGTCTTCGTCTCATTGTTGCAGATCGAGTGCTTAATCTAAGAGATTTTTCAAAGAGTCTAAATCTCAGGGGTATTCAACACAGTTTGTGGTCGGCAAAATCTCAAGAGCCTCCTAATTTAAGAGCGGCCGTTACTGAATCTACATCAGGTGAAAAATATGTCGTCACAACGACTGCAACTCTGAGAAATCAACTCAAAAATTTGAGTGATAATGAAAGAGATGATCTCGCGAGGGTCTTAAAAGTGATGGTCTATGATGAAAGCCAACATTTTGGAGCTCCTCTCATGCGCGAGTTCTTACAAGACATAAGTGCTCGGGATGATTTTTCTGGGTTTATTCTGGGTCTTACGGCAACACCCGTCCATCGAGAGGTCTCTCTTCAGGAGATGTTCTACAATCAGAGCTTTTGGGTTCATCTTGATCGTGCGGACAAGGCGATGGTTCAGACTGAATTTTTCGAAAGAAATGTCAGTGATGTTGTTGAGCAGCTTTATCAGACATTTTCAAAGGGAGAGCTGACTCCATTTGATCAATTATTTTTTCTCTCAAAAGAGATCTTTGAGATTGAGGATCTCTTCGTTCAAGGTCATGACAACCTTGATGTGCCAGGCGTTCGCTACGTCATAAATCCAAAACATTACGAATATATTGCTCGGTTTTTAAAGAGTCTAATTCAAGAAAAAAATAAGATACTGATTGTCGCAAACTCAATTGAAGAAGCTGAATCATTGAGCAAGGTTTTCAGATCTGTATTTCCAGGTCTTTTTGTCGAGTTTATTCACTCAAAACAAGAGGTCGACACAAATATTGAAATTATAGAAAAGTTTAAGAAAGCCCCAAAGGGAATCATTCTATCGGTCCGTATGCTCGATGAGGGGGTTAATTTATCAGATCTTGATTTATTGATCGATCTTAACTCCTCGGCCAGTGTCACCCAGTTTTTGCAAAGACTTGGTCGTCTTCTTAGGCTTAAGGCAGGAAAGCCTTGGGTAGATGCTGTTAGCCTTGTTGAAATAAATGAGGACACAGCAGGTGACTTGCTGAGCATCTTGAGTGAGCTAAAAAATATGACTCAACCCAGATCAAATGGTCAGAAGCCATTGAAGAGGCAATATCCATCAGTTTCGGGAATAGGCACAGGCGATAAGGTTATATTGGCACAGAACTCGTGGATTAGGCTTGAATCAAGTATTCAAGAGTTCTGGCAAAGGAAGAAGATCAAGTGGAGATCCTTTGACGATGCGAGAAAATGGGCGAGAAATAGCGGGATTAAATCCAGTTCTCAGTGGAAGGAGGCCTCAATAGAGGGGAGTTTACCCGGAGATATTCCAGGCAAGCCCGATCTTGTGTATAGAGACAGATTTCAGGGCTGGGGCGATTGGCTTGGGACGGGTCGGCTTTCTAAGCGTGGGACTGAATGGCTATCCTTTGACGATGCGAGAGAATGGGCGATGGGTAGCGGGATTAAATCCAGTCCTGAGTGGTCTCAGGCCTCTAAAGAAAGGCGTTTACCCCAAGGTATTCCAAGTAATCCCAATGTCGTGTATAGGGGGAAATTTAAAGGTTGGAGTGACTGGCTTGGGACTGAATGGCTACCCTTTGATATTGCGAGAGCATGGGCGAGAGGAAAGAGTCGAATTGGATCCTGCGCCGAGTGGAAGAAGGCCTCTAAAGAAAGGCGTTTGCCCCAAGGTATTCCAAGTAATCCCAATGTCGTGTATAGGGGGAAATTTAAAGGTTGGAGTGACTGGCTTGGGATTGAGATTGAATGGCTATCCTTTGACGATGCGAGAGCATGGGCGAGAAAAAGCGGGATTAAATCCAGTTATGAGTGGGTTCAGGCCTCTAAAGAAAGGCGTTTACCCCAAGGTATTCCAAGTAATCCCTATGTCGTGTATAGGTGGGAATTTAAAGGTTGGCGAGACTGGCTTGGGACGGGTAGAATTTATAGATTTGGGACTAAATGA
- a CDS encoding tRNA threonylcarbamoyladenosine dehydratase, translated as MSLPDDYAFRFGGMGRLIGKPMLEKLRSSHACVIGVGGVGGWAAEAMVRSGVGEISLVDFDEVCLSNTNRQIQALSDEVGKLKVQVLANRFRLINPEIKVNILDFPFNPDSVEAVLGGNLDVVIDAIDRASNKCLLISECKNRGIPLVVTGAAGGRRNPALIKISDITDVQEDPLLARVRRILRQKYGFPRAANQKFGLTVVASSERPTLPQEDAFKLSQDPFEPVQMDHNNIQAASRNQDSQCNQDVQEDHNTQDKQNSPSGRLDCRTGYGTASFVTGVFGFYTASAAIECLVNKSLK; from the coding sequence GTGAGTTTACCTGATGATTATGCTTTTAGGTTTGGAGGAATGGGTCGACTCATAGGAAAGCCAATGCTGGAAAAATTGCGTTCATCTCATGCCTGCGTGATTGGAGTGGGTGGCGTTGGAGGCTGGGCTGCAGAGGCCATGGTGCGCAGTGGAGTCGGCGAGATTTCTTTGGTTGATTTCGACGAGGTTTGCCTTTCCAACACCAATCGACAAATTCAGGCTCTCTCCGACGAGGTTGGAAAGCTCAAAGTCCAAGTTTTAGCGAATAGATTTCGCCTCATTAACCCCGAAATCAAAGTTAATATATTGGATTTCCCCTTCAATCCTGATTCGGTCGAAGCCGTGTTGGGCGGAAACTTGGACGTGGTCATCGATGCAATAGATCGGGCGTCAAACAAGTGTCTTCTTATCAGCGAATGTAAAAATAGAGGCATCCCTCTCGTCGTCACCGGTGCTGCTGGAGGAAGACGAAACCCAGCTCTCATTAAAATCAGCGACATCACTGATGTTCAAGAGGATCCTCTTTTGGCGAGGGTGCGACGGATCCTCCGCCAAAAATACGGATTCCCACGAGCGGCAAATCAGAAATTTGGTCTTACCGTTGTGGCGAGCAGCGAGCGCCCCACTTTGCCACAAGAAGATGCTTTTAAACTATCTCAAGATCCTTTCGAGCCTGTCCAGATGGATCACAATAATATTCAGGCTGCTTCACGGAATCAAGACAGTCAATGCAATCAAGACGTTCAAGAGGATCACAACACTCAGGACAAGCAGAATTCTCCATCTGGCCGACTTGATTGTCGGACTGGATATGGCACTGCCAGTTTTGTGACCGGCGTTTTTGGTTTTTACACTGCTTCAGCTGCAATTGAATGTTTAGTCAACAAGAGCCTCAAATGA
- a CDS encoding TatD family hydrolase, whose translation MDQWWDAHCHLSFLRDEQLATLFRHVDSHNPDLAGHFIQGGYDPQDWKRQIEISKSYPSQLRLCFGLHPWALLQLDSASRQEAWDQLLELSPQAHLIGETGLDHFITQDPGVRATQVDFFRRHLDLARTLNRPLVLHIVQAHQLAIELLNEQPLPSRPGIIHGFSASTEMAQEYISLGFLISIGPALLKKGFKQLKRTALNIKMEHLVIESDSPSDRLEPELDLGLVNRVAQEIAKIKGLPITEVQQRNQQNLEVLCGL comes from the coding sequence TTGGATCAGTGGTGGGATGCTCACTGTCATTTGTCCTTTCTCAGAGATGAACAATTGGCCACTCTTTTCCGCCATGTTGATTCCCATAACCCAGACTTGGCAGGGCATTTTATTCAAGGAGGCTACGATCCTCAGGATTGGAAACGCCAAATCGAGATTTCAAAATCATACCCAAGTCAACTGAGGCTCTGTTTTGGACTTCACCCCTGGGCACTCTTGCAGTTAGATTCAGCCTCTCGACAAGAGGCTTGGGATCAACTTTTAGAATTGTCTCCTCAGGCTCATCTGATCGGAGAAACCGGCTTAGACCACTTTATTACTCAAGATCCGGGAGTAAGAGCCACTCAAGTGGATTTTTTTCGACGACATTTGGATCTTGCTAGAACTCTCAATCGTCCCTTGGTCCTCCATATCGTTCAAGCCCATCAACTCGCCATTGAGTTACTAAACGAACAACCGCTCCCTTCAAGGCCAGGGATTATTCATGGTTTCTCAGCCAGCACAGAAATGGCTCAAGAATACATCAGCTTAGGTTTTTTAATTTCAATCGGACCCGCTCTCTTGAAAAAGGGATTCAAACAGCTTAAAAGGACTGCCTTGAATATTAAAATGGAACATCTTGTGATCGAAAGCGATTCACCTAGCGACCGCCTTGAACCTGAACTGGATCTCGGACTTGTAAACAGAGTGGCTCAGGAGATAGCGAAGATCAAAGGACTGCCTATAACTGAGGTCCAGCAGAGAAATCAGCAAAATCTTGAGGTTTTGTGCGGCCTTTAA
- a CDS encoding M48 family metalloprotease — MILLKTKKHLCALSNLKGGQSCSNLAPAAKGHYAAIYSLLTRTAVDLGFSPQAIKNRRVYVEFGQNAFAVSKTAEHIFVVLSSQLIEKLNSVELRSVFAHELSHIKNQHIIEKHIESILSSLAVEIYSNGVPDQVDGDLLERLLRYVRHINRGPESKITANSEGEDGLRPSSGSNLRKIIEDAFESLLAIERTEFEALMRDFLDIQLK, encoded by the coding sequence ATGATTTTATTAAAGACGAAGAAGCATCTCTGCGCGCTTTCGAACTTAAAAGGGGGGCAGAGCTGCTCGAACTTGGCCCCTGCGGCAAAAGGACATTATGCCGCGATTTACTCACTCCTTACTCGTACGGCCGTTGACCTTGGATTTTCTCCCCAGGCCATCAAAAATCGCAGAGTTTATGTCGAGTTCGGCCAAAATGCATTTGCAGTCAGCAAAACGGCTGAGCACATATTCGTTGTTCTAAGCTCCCAACTGATCGAAAAATTAAATTCTGTTGAGCTCAGATCTGTTTTCGCGCACGAACTCTCTCACATTAAAAACCAACACATCATTGAAAAACATATTGAAAGCATACTGAGTAGTCTTGCCGTCGAAATATATTCAAATGGCGTTCCCGATCAAGTTGACGGTGACCTGCTTGAACGCCTTTTAAGATACGTGAGGCATATCAACCGTGGACCAGAATCGAAAATCACAGCCAACTCTGAGGGCGAAGATGGACTCCGGCCATCCTCGGGAAGTAATTTAAGGAAAATCATTGAGGATGCCTTTGAAAGCTTGCTAGCAATCGAAAGAACTGAGTTTGAGGCTCTGATGAGAGATTTTCTTGACATTCAACTGAAGTGA
- a CDS encoding c-type cytochrome yields MNPAFSFVFLLAILLFSIQCSRKGPHQELSPAAKKGTTKSGTNTGTEDAGQKIAYSDVQPIFLKRCGRCHNQNGLANWGDEKVAITNAKKLIQRVAVATNMPPAGSPEASAITTAEKEMIHKWASGIADAASENATPSPSDSGPTGPTTTADQSGADATGNEGHGGPPGPGTEVTVASPAPPPAAPPTSPAPSGTNLALEKCAACHGEKGLSSASGFPHLAGQSATYLNEQLNHFREDKRKDSTSGAMNMIAGSLSKEEQEILVSYFSDLPHPVTAPLSAEKIENLDLGVLFKKGQELAKSMSCNGCHASGPNLLPGPSAWPSLAGQDRVYIENQLAAFLSGKRTNATTMPKLLKQRNPPITDEEMQALGVYFQNLRPEKTESKQ; encoded by the coding sequence ATGAACCCGGCTTTTTCTTTTGTCTTCCTTTTGGCGATTCTTCTTTTCAGTATCCAATGCAGCCGAAAGGGCCCTCATCAGGAGCTCAGCCCAGCAGCTAAAAAAGGAACTACAAAAAGCGGAACTAACACTGGTACTGAGGACGCTGGGCAAAAAATAGCGTATTCAGACGTCCAACCCATTTTTCTGAAGCGCTGCGGACGATGCCACAATCAAAATGGGTTGGCCAATTGGGGTGATGAGAAAGTTGCTATAACCAATGCAAAAAAATTAATTCAGCGAGTGGCAGTCGCGACAAACATGCCACCCGCAGGCTCTCCCGAGGCTTCTGCGATAACGACTGCGGAAAAAGAAATGATCCACAAATGGGCCTCGGGTATTGCTGATGCGGCAAGTGAGAATGCCACACCTAGCCCGAGTGACAGTGGTCCAACAGGTCCTACGACAACGGCAGACCAATCAGGTGCCGACGCAACTGGGAATGAAGGCCATGGTGGCCCTCCAGGACCGGGGACCGAAGTGACTGTGGCTTCTCCAGCTCCTCCTCCGGCGGCCCCTCCGACTTCTCCAGCTCCCTCTGGAACAAATCTTGCCTTGGAAAAGTGTGCCGCCTGCCACGGCGAAAAAGGCCTTTCCTCTGCGAGCGGGTTTCCTCATTTGGCCGGTCAAAGTGCGACTTACTTAAACGAACAACTCAATCATTTTCGAGAGGACAAAAGAAAAGACTCCACGTCAGGGGCGATGAATATGATCGCAGGCTCTTTGAGCAAGGAAGAGCAGGAAATTCTTGTTTCCTATTTCAGCGACCTTCCGCATCCTGTCACCGCTCCGCTTTCTGCTGAAAAAATAGAGAATTTGGATTTAGGTGTTCTTTTTAAAAAGGGCCAGGAGCTTGCGAAAAGCATGTCATGCAATGGTTGCCACGCTTCTGGGCCAAATCTTCTTCCGGGTCCGTCTGCGTGGCCAAGCCTAGCTGGGCAAGACCGCGTTTATATTGAGAACCAATTGGCGGCATTTCTCTCAGGCAAGCGCACAAATGCAACGACAATGCCCAAACTACTCAAGCAGCGAAATCCGCCCATTACGGACGAGGAGATGCAAGCACTTGGGGTTTATTTTCAAAATCTTCGTCCTGAAAAGACAGAAAGCAAACAGTGA
- a CDS encoding S1 RNA-binding domain-containing protein, translating to MAKKDIFGDEIVESKAQDYERFLAETSKPVRKISVGDRLKGEVLSVGKEEVYVSTEGPVDAVVARKELLDEQGQVKVKKGEILEIIVTQVREDVVKAKPADSRSGTEEIDNLEDAHDMELPVEGRVLEFVKGGFRVQIQSYKAFCPMSQMDLGPIKTPEDYVNKRFEFLITQIDERHTNIVVSRRKLLELLRSDREGEVLSKLKEGDLVEGHVTRIESFGAFVEVMPLVEGLIHVSELSWARIKHPGEVLEVGAPVKVKVLKIQESDQRLHISLSLKQGGGEQDPWMRFTQQNPLGTKIEGHIERKEPFGFFVKLASGVNGLLHQSKWRDAIDGKSIEAKRPGDSLWVEIEKIDLEAHKISLRLPGEGEDQSWRDHLPAPSTQGLGTFASLFQKAAKK from the coding sequence ATGGCAAAAAAGGATATCTTTGGGGATGAAATTGTTGAAAGCAAGGCTCAGGATTATGAGCGTTTTTTGGCAGAGACATCCAAACCAGTTCGAAAAATTTCGGTAGGCGATCGGCTGAAAGGCGAAGTTCTTTCAGTTGGCAAGGAAGAAGTCTATGTCTCAACTGAAGGTCCTGTGGATGCGGTCGTTGCGCGCAAAGAGCTTCTTGATGAACAAGGTCAAGTCAAAGTAAAAAAGGGGGAGATTCTTGAAATCATCGTAACTCAAGTGCGCGAAGACGTGGTCAAAGCCAAGCCGGCGGATTCTCGAAGTGGCACCGAAGAGATCGACAATCTAGAAGATGCTCACGACATGGAACTTCCAGTTGAGGGTCGTGTTTTGGAATTCGTCAAAGGCGGATTTCGCGTTCAAATTCAATCTTACAAAGCTTTTTGCCCCATGAGTCAAATGGATTTGGGGCCAATAAAAACCCCAGAAGACTACGTAAATAAGAGATTTGAATTTTTAATTACCCAAATAGACGAGAGGCATACAAATATCGTTGTGTCTCGACGTAAACTTCTCGAGCTCTTGCGATCTGATCGCGAAGGAGAGGTGCTTTCAAAATTAAAGGAAGGGGATCTTGTTGAAGGGCATGTGACGCGGATAGAGAGTTTTGGTGCCTTTGTTGAGGTCATGCCTCTGGTTGAGGGATTGATTCATGTTTCTGAGTTGTCCTGGGCTCGCATTAAGCATCCTGGCGAAGTTCTTGAGGTTGGTGCTCCAGTCAAAGTCAAGGTTCTCAAGATACAGGAGAGTGATCAGCGGCTGCATATTTCTCTGTCTCTCAAGCAAGGCGGAGGAGAACAAGATCCATGGATGCGATTCACTCAGCAGAATCCTCTCGGTACCAAGATTGAAGGGCACATAGAACGAAAAGAACCATTTGGCTTTTTTGTAAAGTTGGCCAGTGGTGTCAATGGGCTTCTTCATCAATCCAAATGGCGCGATGCGATCGACGGAAAATCAATTGAGGCGAAGAGACCCGGTGACTCATTATGGGTGGAAATTGAGAAGATTGATTTGGAGGCTCATAAGATCAGTCTTCGTCTCCCTGGCGAAGGAGAGGATCAATCCTGGAGAGATCACCTGCCTGCGCCAAGCACCCAAGGGCTTGGAACCTTTGCCTCGCTCTTTCAGAAGGCTGCGAAGAAATAG
- a CDS encoding efflux RND transporter periplasmic adaptor subunit: MELRKCKFVFLCVLILGSNFLLASVQTEKKPTVFVLTAKRTEISRILSYPALIEARVHATVLAEADGVVRKIHFALGQKIAAGSPLITLQQTDPIFQFAPVSTKTPVAGIVSDISVTVGALVTKGQKLASVTDPKNLKILVEVPAQDISSLRVGLEGSFESPSIPDRVPLHLAGLSPNVDPATGTASSELIPQKGERSLLLRPGMIGKVTFKANVRSGFVVPEDAIIKVEDRKYLRLVVDGRARKVPVSIGDRQRGEVEVTAGLEEGAKIVARSSGFVADGDEVLVEESKPSGEGH, encoded by the coding sequence ATGGAACTCAGAAAATGCAAATTTGTTTTTTTATGTGTTCTGATACTTGGTTCAAATTTTCTATTGGCCTCAGTCCAGACTGAAAAAAAGCCGACCGTCTTTGTTCTGACTGCTAAGCGCACAGAGATCAGTCGAATCTTGAGCTATCCGGCTTTGATTGAAGCGAGAGTTCATGCGACAGTCCTTGCAGAGGCAGATGGCGTTGTAAGAAAAATTCATTTTGCGCTTGGGCAAAAAATTGCGGCAGGTAGCCCACTAATTACCTTGCAGCAGACAGATCCCATTTTTCAATTTGCTCCGGTCTCCACGAAGACCCCAGTTGCCGGTATTGTCAGTGACATAAGCGTCACAGTGGGAGCCTTGGTTACAAAGGGACAAAAGTTGGCGTCTGTGACGGACCCAAAAAATCTTAAAATTCTTGTTGAGGTGCCAGCTCAGGATATTTCCTCATTGCGAGTTGGCTTGGAGGGGAGCTTTGAAAGTCCGTCAATTCCTGACAGGGTACCTCTCCATCTCGCCGGCTTGAGTCCAAATGTCGATCCAGCTACGGGTACCGCTTCGTCGGAGCTCATTCCTCAAAAGGGCGAGCGATCTCTTCTGTTGCGTCCTGGGATGATCGGAAAGGTCACGTTTAAGGCAAATGTTCGTTCTGGATTTGTTGTTCCTGAAGATGCCATCATTAAGGTTGAGGACCGCAAGTATTTGAGACTTGTCGTCGACGGCAGAGCTCGGAAAGTGCCAGTTTCGATTGGAGATCGCCAGCGCGGAGAGGTGGAGGTGACGGCGGGCCTTGAAGAGGGGGCTAAAATTGTGGCGCGTTCGAGCGGCTTTGTTGCGGATGGAGATGAGGTGTTAGTCGAAGAATCAAAGCCTTCCGGAGAGGGCCATTGA
- a CDS encoding efflux RND transporter permease subunit: MYLSLGLLALFGIFSGNKLPISMFPESSKPTVGVQVPYTNLTPDEFSKAYGTFIENRLQSLSDSQMKIASIETNYQADQAQFKVVFDWGTEQRRAVKEVEAAVYGMSGQFPKEMRDRLNVWTWSENQGFLAMSFYSEKRSIDELYEFLEPILTPMLANVRDTDQAGLWNPSRKEVQIELIPEAMAALQVLPREVGLAVEQATTAQSGGSLLINTTSQRIQMPRQAKSIEDLKRIPILSRTGRAIHLQDVAHVELRPSIGGSKSFKTSGSPSLILFASPSPGGNIKAMSEDIIALVNEKKTGWPEDVQMKVLVDPSEFISNSIRNVFHEVVLAAFLAVVILFLFIGSLRNVATAAIEIPLSIILAFILMWYWGININLISLGGLALSAGMNVDASVVVMENIFRHFESHKGSLNYQERLNILCRAVSEVRLPVIASTIASIVVFLPLAFTSALSYSILGDLAKTVVFSHGFSAIVALILVPTIRMQLMSLDERGTHRSPIEAWLKKLEQIYSWSLGEFLNRPRLQLATYSSLATALLLLVLFALPRLPREVIGVPDTDWMVVGLSTQGNTLLRQMEDQTAEEESKLLKKFGDEISYTFTQVRSANNSNIMARLKNKSKMQETWKKYLEFFQNTPFVQYYVEPWNPSELPIPDPPHFQASVQAERHVVGWRSHISFMRFWNQRKIYLVVVGKSQLTPLERIW; this comes from the coding sequence GTGTACTTGTCATTGGGGCTACTGGCCTTGTTTGGTATTTTCTCTGGAAATAAGCTTCCCATTTCTATGTTTCCTGAAAGCTCCAAACCAACCGTCGGCGTTCAGGTTCCCTACACGAACTTGACTCCTGATGAATTTTCCAAAGCCTATGGGACCTTCATTGAGAATCGGCTCCAATCTTTATCAGACAGTCAGATGAAGATTGCTTCCATTGAAACCAATTATCAAGCCGACCAGGCACAATTTAAGGTTGTTTTTGATTGGGGAACGGAGCAAAGGCGAGCGGTAAAGGAAGTTGAAGCAGCTGTCTACGGAATGAGCGGACAGTTCCCCAAGGAAATGCGAGATCGCCTAAACGTATGGACTTGGTCTGAAAATCAGGGCTTTCTTGCGATGAGCTTTTACAGCGAAAAGCGGAGCATTGATGAACTTTACGAGTTCCTTGAACCGATTCTCACACCAATGTTGGCAAATGTGCGTGACACGGATCAAGCTGGACTCTGGAATCCCTCTCGAAAGGAAGTTCAAATTGAGCTTATTCCTGAGGCCATGGCGGCACTTCAGGTATTGCCGCGTGAAGTGGGGTTGGCGGTGGAGCAGGCCACAACGGCACAAAGTGGTGGATCCCTTTTGATCAATACGACAAGTCAACGAATTCAAATGCCACGCCAGGCAAAAAGCATTGAGGATCTAAAACGAATTCCCATTTTGTCGCGAACGGGTCGCGCCATTCATTTGCAGGATGTTGCCCATGTCGAGTTGAGGCCATCCATTGGCGGATCAAAGAGCTTTAAAACAAGTGGCTCTCCCAGTTTGATTTTATTTGCTTCTCCTTCTCCCGGTGGAAACATCAAGGCGATGTCTGAGGACATCATTGCCTTGGTCAATGAGAAGAAGACAGGTTGGCCAGAAGATGTTCAGATGAAGGTTTTGGTGGACCCTTCAGAATTTATTAGTAATTCCATTCGCAATGTTTTTCATGAAGTTGTTTTGGCTGCTTTTCTCGCTGTGGTTATTTTATTTCTCTTCATTGGGAGCTTAAGAAATGTGGCGACCGCTGCGATTGAGATTCCACTGAGCATAATTCTGGCCTTTATTCTTATGTGGTACTGGGGGATCAACATCAATCTGATCTCACTCGGAGGACTGGCGCTTTCGGCCGGCATGAATGTTGACGCCTCAGTTGTTGTTATGGAGAATATTTTTCGACATTTTGAATCACACAAGGGATCTCTGAATTATCAAGAACGATTGAATATACTGTGTCGCGCAGTTTCCGAGGTGCGATTGCCAGTCATTGCTTCAACAATTGCTTCTATAGTTGTTTTTTTACCCCTGGCTTTCACGTCCGCTTTGAGCTATTCAATTTTAGGTGATCTGGCCAAAACGGTTGTCTTCTCCCATGGGTTTTCTGCCATTGTCGCTCTCATTTTGGTTCCGACGATTCGCATGCAGCTGATGTCTCTTGATGAGAGAGGGACCCATAGGTCACCCATCGAGGCTTGGCTGAAAAAGTTGGAGCAAATTTACAGTTGGAGTCTGGGTGAATTTCTCAATCGGCCTCGGTTGCAATTGGCCACCTATTCTTCCTTGGCGACTGCTTTGCTCCTGTTGGTTTTATTTGCATTGCCTCGATTGCCTAGGGAGGTGATCGGGGTTCCTGATACTGACTGGATGGTCGTTGGCCTAAGTACTCAAGGAAATACTCTCCTTCGTCAAATGGAAGATCAGACCGCTGAGGAAGAATCCAAATTACTCAAGAAGTTTGGAGATGAAATTTCCTATACCTTCACTCAGGTGAGAAGCGCCAATAACTCAAATATCATGGCACGATTGAAGAATAAATCTAAGATGCAGGAGACTTGGAAAAAATATCTCGAATTTTTCCAAAACACTCCTTTTGTTCAGTATTATGTTGAACCCTGGAATCCCTCTGAGTTGCCAATTCCGGATCCACCACATTTTCAAGCTTCAGTTCAGGCGGAACGCCACGTCGTCGGCTGGAGATCGCACATCAGCTTCATGAGGTTTTGGAATCAAAGAAAAATCTATTTAGTCGTAGTTGGCAAAAGCCAACTTACTCCGCTGGAGAGGATTTGGTGA